One Eretmochelys imbricata isolate rEreImb1 chromosome 9, rEreImb1.hap1, whole genome shotgun sequence genomic window, CTCTGGAATGGAATAGGCATATATAATTCATGTTGCTGAGTTATGTGGTTATTTGCACAGTTCTGATTTAATAAAATATGACAAGAGTTATAATGCTGTAAATGAGACAGTTAAACAGTGTATTGAAAACTTACTCTCTGCAGGCTCTTTAGATCTTCTGCCACTGGACGACTTCCTCAGTAAACTTCGTCCTGAGGTAAAGAGGCTGGTTAATTCCTCTAAAGGACTGGTTGGTGTTCTAGAACGTGAACCACTCTGTGATGATGACCCGTAGGTATTGACCGAGGCATTTACCATCTTTCCCCCTTCTTGCAACGTGTTTCTGGCTGTAGAATGAGGCACTGATGGAGAACTTCTTGAGAGACTTCCTGAATGTACAGAGTCATAAGGTGGAGGTCTTTTGAGGCTTAAGGGGGTAAGAGACCTACCCATACTGACAGGAGAGGGTGAGGCAGAGTGACTTTTAGGGTAGCCATGTGGAGACTGTGTTCTGTATAAGGTAGAAGGATGAGGAGGTGAGGAGGAGTGCCCAGGAGTGGTAGTTCCATGAGATACTGTCTGGTCTTTCTCCGGTTTTTGATGGCCCGGTGTATGAGGTGGCAGTGAAGATGGAGAAGCTCCAACTTGTTGTTTGATGTAAGACACATTTTCTAATACAGGAAGCTTTGTGACTTCCAGTGGAGTTAGAGGAGACTCATCAGAATTTGGGGAACACTGCACTGGTGCTGGCGGGAACACCAGTAGTGGAGGTCTATGAGAAAGTAGATTTGGAAATGGTGGGGGGATATCACAAAGCAAGCCCTTGGGAGTAGATGGCACTGAGGACTTGGTGAATTCTAGGTCAGGCACTGTGGGAGTAGCACACTGAGAAGAACAACTGTGATGGTCATATTCACATGAACACTTTGAATCTTGGCCTACATCATCAAATATAGGGTATTTCATCTCCTCATAGACTGCTTCACTTTGGTCATCCTCATCTTTTTTGAAGTCTCTTAGTATATTCCCAACCATTTCAATATAAACAGGCTCTTCTTCTTCTGTGTCTGGGGCAGGACTGCTGACTTGCAATAAAGAGGCATCCCTAGTGAGTGTTGTCTTCATGGGGCCATGCTTTTTGATGTACGTTTCATCAAAAGATGTGCTTAGCTGAGTGTTTGGATTTCGTTTAGGCTTAGGAGGAGGGATCTTCTTGGTATATTCATCACTGTGGGGTCTTGGTTTGGCCGATGCTGAAAACAGAATGTAATATAAattcatcaaaaatatttaaacttctTTGGACACAGAATTTCTTACAATGTTATCATTCTAGAATGGATTTCTGGGGCCTGATTCACTTAGCAATACTCCAGTTATTCTAGTGCAATCCAACTGAAAATAATGGCCC contains:
- the NYAP2 gene encoding neuronal tyrosine-phosphorylated phosphoinositide-3-kinase adapter 2, with translation MMSSNQEEVTLGTFLQYIEDMGMKAYDGLVIQNASDIARENDRMRNETNLAYLKEKNEKRRKQEEAIKRIGGEVARGNEGSYVGKHFRMGFMTMPAPQDRLPHPCSSGFTVRSQSLHSVGGTDDESSSCSRKQPPPKPKRDPNTKLSTSSETVNSGTSKSGKLPDKTEASAKPRPHSDEYTKKIPPPKPKRNPNTQLSTSFDETYIKKHGPMKTTLTRDASLLQVSSPAPDTEEEEPVYIEMVGNILRDFKKDEDDQSEAVYEEMKYPIFDDVGQDSKCSCEYDHHSCSSQCATPTVPDLEFTKSSVPSTPKGLLCDIPPPFPNLLSHRPPLLVFPPAPVQCSPNSDESPLTPLEVTKLPVLENVSYIKQQVGASPSSLPPHTPGHQKPEKDQTVSHGTTTPGHSSSPPHPSTLYRTQSPHGYPKSHSASPSPVSMGRSLTPLSLKRPPPYDSVHSGSLSRSSPSVPHSTARNTLQEGGKMVNASVNTYGSSSQSGSRSRTPTSPLEELTSLFTSGRSLLRKSSSGRRSKEPAEKPLDELKIRSHSTEPLPKLENKERGGHHGTTSSREPIKAQEWDGTPGPPVVSSRLGRSSVSPTMLAGNNSSEPKASCRLGRSASTSGVPPPSVTPLRQASDLQPSQVTCMQWLHGDHTMLEMIEKKRCLCKEIKARQKSEKGLCKQDSMPILPSWKKNTGTKKYSPPPYSKQQTVFWDTAI